A DNA window from Suncus etruscus isolate mSunEtr1 chromosome 8, mSunEtr1.pri.cur, whole genome shotgun sequence contains the following coding sequences:
- the LOC126015667 gene encoding G1/S-specific cyclin-E1-like yields MPRERRERDVVKERGPVQEDSGSNEVSVRSRKRKANVAVDPDEEIAKIDRATTSQCSNTLPRDNNNKAVCVNPCSLIPTPDKEEDELINSTSVSDPQSFAPSRASPLPILNWANREEVWKIMLNKEKTYLRDKHFMQRHPLLQPKMRAILLDWLMEVCEVYKLHRETFYLAQDFFDRYMATQQNIVKTLLQLIGISSLFIAAKLEEIYPPKLHQFAYVTDGACSGDQILNMELIIMQSLNWQLSPLTVVSWLNVYMQVAYLNDVYEVLLPQYPQQIFIQIAELLDLCVLDVGCLEFSYGILAASALYHFSSSELMQKVSGYQWCDIEKCVKWMVPFAMVIRETGSSKLKLFRGVPIEDAHNIQTHINSLDLLDKAQAKKAILSEQSRISPLPSGVLTPPQSSEKQSNEQETA; encoded by the coding sequence ATGccgagggagaggagggagagggatgtTGTCAAGGAACGGGGTCCCGTGCAAGAGGACAGTGGCAGCAACGAGGTCTCGGTGCGCTCCAGGAAAAGAAAGGCCAATGTGGCCGTGGATCCAGATGAAGAAATTGCCAAAATTGACCGGGCTACGACAAGCCAATGTAGTAATACACTGCCACGggacaataataataaagcagtCTGTGTAAACCCCTGCTCCTTGATTCCCACACCTGACAAAGAAGAAGATGAGCTGATCAACTCAACCTCTGTGTCTGATCCTCAGAGCTTTGCCCCATCTAGAGCCTCACCACTGCCTATACTGAATTGGGCAAATAGAGAGGAGGTTTGGAAAATAATGTTAAACAAGGAAAAGACCTACTTAAGAGATAAGCACTTTATGCAGCGACATCCTCTTCTGCAGCCTAAAATGCGAGCAATTCTCCTGGATTGGTTGATGGAGGTGTGTGAAGTCTATAAACTTCACAGAGAGACATTTTACTTGGCACAGGATTTCTTTGATCGGTACATGGCAACAcaacaaaatattgtaaaaacCCTTTTGCAACTTATTggaatttcatctttatttattgcTGCCAAACTTGAGGAAATCTATCCTCCCAAGTTGCACCAGTTTGCTTATGTTACGGATGGGGCTTGTTCAGGAGATCAAATTCTTAACATGGAATTGATCATCATGCAATCCCTAAATTGGCAGTTAAGTCCCCTGACCGTTGTGTCCTGGCTGAATGTATACATGCAGGTGGCATATCTAAATGATGTTTATGAAGTGCTCTTGCCACAGTATCCTCAGCAGATCTTCATACAGATTGCAGAGCTTTTAGATCTCTGTGTTCTGGATGTTGGCTGCTTAGAATTTTCCTATGGTATTCTTGCTGCTTCTGCCTTGTatcatttctcttcctctgaattGATGCAAAAAGTTTCAGGGTATCAGTGGTGTGATATAGAGAAGTGTGTCAAGTGGATGGTTCCATTTGCCATGGTTATAAGGGAGACAGGAAGTTCAAAACTTAAGCTCTTCAGGGGTGTTCCTATTGAAGATGCACATAACATCCAGACCCACATAAATAGTTTGGATTTGCTGGACAAAGCCCAAGCCAAGAAAGCCATATTGTCTGAACAAAGTAGaatttctcctctcccttctggGGTCCTCACTCCACCACAGAGCAGTGAGAAGCAGAGCAATGAGCAGGAAACAGCATGA